A region from the Pelobates fuscus isolate aPelFus1 chromosome 1, aPelFus1.pri, whole genome shotgun sequence genome encodes:
- the LOC134596288 gene encoding retinol dehydrogenase 7-like: MWLPLLVVVLLLILLFRWHRQSQILQNLTDKYVLITGCDSGFGNLLAKQLDKRGMIVLAACLTEKGAEDLKEEASRRLQTVILDVTDSQSVSSAAKWAASIVGDKGLWGLVNNAGFAYSISPNEWQRKEDFAKILDINLMGLIDVTLNFLHMIRKAQGRIVNVSSAGGRLVVTGGGYCISKFAVEAFSDGIRREMRDFGVKVSIIEPGAFRTRLAATEPHIKALHRLWENTSAEIRESYGERYFQQYVKNIELMTGCANPKLTGVTDCMEHALTAVYPWTRYSPGWDCKFYYIPVSYLPTVLSDYLLCRSAPKPTCGIM; encoded by the exons ATGTGGCTCCCTCTGCTGGTGGTTGTGTTGTTGCTAATCCTGCTCTTCAGATGGCACAGACAGAGCCAGATCCTACAGAATCTCACAGATAAATATGTGCTGATCACTGGATGTGATTCAGGATTTGGGAACCTGCTGGCAAAGCAGTTGGATAAGCGAGGGATGATAGTGTTGGCAGCTTGTCTGACAGAGAAAGGGGCCGAAGATCTAAAGGAGGAGGCTTCCAGGCGACTGCAGACTGTAATCCTGGATGTAACTGATAGTCAGAGTGTAAGCTCTGCTGCCAAGTGGGCTGCTAGTATTGTAGGAGATAAAG GACTATGGGGTTTAGTGAATAATGCAGGATTCGCATATTCAATATCTCCCAATGAATGGCAAAGAAAGGAAGACTTTGCTAAAATACTGGATATAAACTTGATGGGTTTAATCGATGTAACACTGAATTTCCTGCATATGATCAGAAAAGCTCAAGGACGCATTGTTAACGTTTCTAGCGCTGGCGGAAGACTAGTGGTAAccggtggaggatactgtatctCAAAATTTGCTGTAGAAGCTTTCTCTGATGGCATACG AAGGGAAATGCGGGATTTTGGGGTTAAAGTTTCCATCATAGAACCTGGTGCTTTCAGAACTAGATTGGCTGCCACTGAGCCACATATAAAGGCTCTGCATCGTTTGTGGGAGAATACCAGTGCAGAGATAAGAGAGTCATACGGAGAACGATATTTCCAGCAAT atGTTAAAAATATAGAATTAATGACGGGCTGTGCCAATCCTAAATTGACTGGAGTCACAGACTGCATGGAACATGCTCTCACTGCCGTTTACCCCTGGACACGATACTCCCCTGGCTGGGATTGCAAGTTCTACTACATTCCTGTATCTTACCTTCCCACAGTCCTCTCTGACTATTTATTGTGCCGTTCTGCACCCAAACCAACTTGTGGGATAATGTAA